CGCCACAGCAGTTGGGATCGGGTACTTCTTCATCCTGGCCTATTTTGGTGGACTCTTCGGGTTCGGTACTGGCGCAAGGGTGATTCCGCTCCACGTCGATTGGACGCTCCCGCCGGGATACAGTCCCGTCCTGCTTTATCAGGACTCGCTTATCAGACTCGTCCTTCAACCGTACAAACTTATCGGATTCATCACTCTCTCCTACCTCGTCTACATAACCGTTCTTGATACCGCCGGGAGTGCAGTTTCAGGTGTTGTCGGCCTCTTCTCGTGCGTGAGTTGTTCGTGGCCCATCCTTGCAACGGCTGCGACTAGTCTATTTGGGAGTTCCTCAGCTGTCGCTGCCTTTGCACTTGACCAGATGTACGGACTTTCGACACTCGCGTTCCTCTCTGCAATCACCCTCCTCTACTGGCGACCATTTCAGTGACTTCTTCCGTCCCTTGAAGCGGGGTGTATGCGCATCGGAATTTCCATAATTACGGTTCGATCAACCCATTACTGGTGAATGGCACTGGGTACGGAGTCAGGGGGACAGTGCCGACCAGCAGATTGATAGCGAACGTCAGTACCAGCACCGAAGCGACGACCTGCGAGATGGCGTGTGACCGTTCGACCTTGGAGTTCAAGAGTCGGAATAATGATCCGTCCCCACCGCCGATAAG
This genomic window from Halogeometricum sp. S3BR5-2 contains:
- a CDS encoding DUF7546 family protein, with the translated sequence MGRVALDTYVRRLRPNRLTVLSAIAVLQLEILLVLGYVMIRDVRITEPLIFVYPFLWINVSLWTVLTTTTDSSSRRYHHLATAVGIGYFFILAYFGGLFGFGTGARVIPLHVDWTLPPGYSPVLLYQDSLIRLVLQPYKLIGFITLSYLVYITVLDTAGSAVSGVVGLFSCVSCSWPILATAATSLFGSSSAVAAFALDQMYGLSTLAFLSAITLLYWRPFQ